A single Cnuibacter physcomitrellae DNA region contains:
- the moaC gene encoding cyclic pyranopterin monophosphate synthase MoaC, with protein sequence MVDVSDKAVTSRRAVAQAVVTTTPHVMSLLVAGELPKGEALPVARVAGILGAKQTPSLIPLCHPLPISGASVEFEPGETSLRIVASVKTTGVTGVEMEALTAVTVAALTVYDMIKAVDRGAVIGDVCVLEKSGGASGEWSRG encoded by the coding sequence ATGGTCGACGTGTCCGACAAGGCCGTGACCTCCCGGCGGGCGGTCGCGCAGGCCGTCGTGACGACGACGCCGCACGTGATGTCGCTCCTCGTCGCCGGTGAGCTCCCGAAGGGCGAGGCGCTGCCCGTCGCCCGTGTGGCCGGCATCCTCGGCGCCAAGCAGACGCCGTCGCTCATCCCGCTCTGCCATCCGCTGCCCATCTCTGGCGCGTCGGTGGAGTTCGAGCCCGGGGAGACGAGCCTCCGCATCGTGGCGAGCGTGAAGACCACCGGGGTGACCGGGGTCGAGATGGAGGCGCTCACGGCCGTGACCGTGGCCGCGCTCACCGTCTACGACATGATCAAGGCGGTCGATCGCGGCGCCGTGATCGGCGACGTGTGCGTGCTGGAGAAGTCCGGCGGCGCGAGCGGCGAGTGGAGTCGCGGGTGA